A region of Maribacter algicola DNA encodes the following proteins:
- a CDS encoding SDR family oxidoreductase produces MNISIIGKKALVGGSSRGIGKAIAIQLAVSGASVTLMSRSEEKLKNIVAKLPTDHGQVHQYLTVDFSDFQSFQKIITEYFSENSVDILVNNTQGPPAGGALEKKVPDYQEAFDLLFKTVVLTTELALKGMMEKNWGRIINVASVSVKEPLSYLALSNSIRAAVVTWAKSLATDVGKYQIIVNNVLTGYFDTDRIAQLNAKKAEQMGVPESQVRREMEQKVPLQRIGDPKEYGYLATFLASDKAAFITGTNIPIDGGLLKSL; encoded by the coding sequence ATGAACATATCTATCATAGGAAAAAAGGCCTTGGTTGGCGGAAGTAGCAGAGGAATTGGGAAGGCTATCGCCATACAATTGGCGGTAAGCGGCGCCAGCGTGACCCTGATGTCCCGAAGCGAGGAAAAATTAAAAAATATAGTCGCCAAATTACCCACCGACCATGGCCAGGTACATCAATATTTGACAGTGGACTTCTCCGATTTTCAATCGTTCCAAAAAATAATCACGGAGTATTTTAGCGAAAATTCCGTGGATATCCTCGTAAACAATACCCAAGGACCTCCTGCGGGTGGTGCCTTGGAAAAGAAGGTGCCGGATTACCAGGAAGCCTTTGACCTGCTCTTTAAAACCGTCGTTCTCACCACGGAATTGGCCCTGAAAGGGATGATGGAAAAAAATTGGGGAAGGATCATCAATGTGGCGTCCGTTTCGGTGAAGGAACCGTTGTCCTATTTGGCATTGTCCAACTCTATTCGCGCCGCGGTGGTCACTTGGGCCAAGTCCCTGGCCACGGATGTGGGCAAATACCAAATTATCGTTAACAATGTACTTACGGGGTACTTTGATACGGACCGTATCGCCCAGCTCAATGCGAAAAAAGCGGAACAAATGGGCGTTCCAGAAAGTCAGGTGCGCAGAGAAATGGAACAGAAAGTTCCCCTACAGCGTATTGGCGACCCAAAGGAATACGGCTATTTGGCTACATTTCTAGCGTCGGACAAAGCCGCATTCATTACCGGAACGAACATCCCTATTGATGGCGGACTCCTAAAATCACTATAG
- a CDS encoding cupin domain-containing protein, whose translation MDLSLETISSKEIMPGYHGKMVHAETMSIAYWTVNENAEVPEHSHMHEQVMHVLEGTFEFTLDGITKVYKPGDIVIIAPHKKHSGKALTPCKLMDVFCPVREEYR comes from the coding sequence ATGGACTTAAGCCTTGAAACCATCTCATCTAAAGAAATTATGCCCGGATATCACGGAAAAATGGTGCATGCAGAAACCATGAGCATCGCCTATTGGACGGTCAATGAAAACGCCGAAGTCCCGGAACATTCGCACATGCATGAACAGGTCATGCACGTGCTAGAGGGCACCTTTGAGTTTACCTTGGATGGAATTACCAAGGTTTATAAACCTGGCGACATCGTAATCATAGCTCCACATAAAAAACATAGCGGAAAGGCATTAACACCCTGCAAGCTCATGGATGTATTTTGTCCGGTAAGGGAGGAGTATCGATAA